The genomic DNA TCCATCCCGTGAAACCACTTTCACCAATTCCCGAACCAGGTTTTTGGTTGATTTATAGTCGTTGTCGTTTTTATTGTAACCCCACGTTCTGTTCATGGTCTGGCAAGTCTCCCACTGACGGCCGCGTGGCGCATCAGGCACTTCCTGCTCGGGACATTCGTAATCCCCCAGACCAAAACTGCGACAAACCCGTTCGTTAACCACCAGGTTCGAATCAAGTCCGGTTAAGTAATTATACAAATCAACTCCGTCCGTTTTCGTCCACCATTTTTCAGGAGTGGGCTGGCCGGCGTTGTAGGTCCAATCACCATCAAACCACAGTGAGGCGGGATGATAGCGATCAATCAACTCCTTGAGCTGTGCTTTCATATCGCGGATGTAAGCCGACCGCACTGAGTCCGACTTCATCGTCGAATAAGTCGAACCATCCACATGGTTAATCTCCTGCGAAGAATGCCCCCAGTCGAGGATTGAATAATAGAGACAAAATTTGATCCCGGCGACATCACAGGCCTTTTTCAGTTCCATCAGCACGTCCCGTTTCCCAAAGGGTGTGAAACGCTGCAGGCTGTACATTTTTTTACCCGTAACATCCTTAAAGCTTTTCACTTTGGTATCCCACATACTAAATCCTTCATGATGCTTGGCTGTGATTACAATATACTTCATGCCGGCATCTTTTGCCAGTTGAACAATTTCACGGGCATCGAATTTCGATGGGTTAAAATGAGGCGAAACCTGCTGCTGATAATCGGCTTTTACCCAGTTTTCAATACTGAACGCCCATTCGCCATGCGCCAAATACGAATAGCTGCCAAAGTGGATGAACATGCCAAAGCGGTCGTTGTACCACCACTTTAACTTTTGTGGAATTTGATACTGGGCATTTGCCCGGAACGATGGAACAACACCTATCAATATCAACGATGCGAGTATGATCAAACGCTTTTTCATTAGTCTAATTTTAAAAATTTTAATTCCATTTTACTTTTCAGTAATTCCTTTCCAGTCGTCTGTTCTGAACGGGACTGCAGGTAATCCTTCAGAATTTATCAGGTTACATTCAGGATTATCGGCCCAGGCATAGCGCACCGCTACCGGTTCGGCAACTTTATCGGTATAAACAACAATATCATTACCGTCAATTTTGGCCTTTGCCCAATGAAATTTCTTATCGTTCCCTGCAATTGCAAAACCTGTTACTTCTTTTCCATCTTGTGTTGAAAGGGCTGAGCCAATACTCGAAAAACGGATGCGAATACGGTTTCCTTCCTTATGAAAATCTTTGTACATGGGCCCGGATGCCACGCCATCTTGTTGGTACACCATTTTATTGGCAATGAGTGCCAGCCGACGACCTACCTCCTGCTTGTTAACAGGATGAATACTGCCCGCTTCTCCAATATCAATAGCACAAGCCATTCCTGTATTGGGTTGCGAAAGTGTCAGTGTTTGCGCTTCTCTCAGTTCTGCCCATTCACTATCAGATGGAAGCGAATTTCTCTCCATGTAATTAGCCAGTTGAACAAATAAAAACGGAAGATTGCCCTGCTGCCAGCGCTGCCTCCAGTCTTTAATCAGCATGGGAAATAATTCGCGATAATCGTAAGCCGCTGCTGCATTCGATTCGCCCTGGTACCAAATAAATCCTTTAATACCATAAGGAATAAGCGGATTTATCATGGTATTAAAAAGCACAGTGGGATAATACTGGTAGTTGAGTATTTTCGGGAAAGAAGGTTCAAGGTCTTTCTGATACAACCATTTCCCGGCTAAAGAAATGCTGGAATCCCCATCTGTAATATAGAGCTCATCAGCCGGAGGATTTAAACCTCCACCGCCCCAAAGCATGGCAACTCTTACAGCAATCGTATTTTCTCCTGCTTGCTGCACCAGACTGGCCGGAATCGTATAAGAATGAGTGGAATCGGAATACCAAACGTTCTTGCAGATCTCCTTGCCATTAAAATAAAGCGAATAGGTCATCTCCGGATGGCCAAGGCTAATTGTAAGATCTTTTCCTGCAAAGGATTCAGGCAACGTTATCTTTTTCCGCATCCAAACCATCCCCTCATAACTACCGATTCCAAAATCTTTAAGCACATTGGGCATTTCAATTTCTGTCCAGTCGGCATCATCATAATCTGCAGCAGTGAATATTTTGTCGGCATTGTTTTGCGGATTATAGACAATTTCCCAAATGCGTACCCAGCTCAAACTGTCGGCAACAAGGTCTTCCCGATCCAGGGTAAGGGTATCCATCGCGAGTGTACTTTCCCTGGTGATGGGCGATGTTAGCAGCATCTCCCTGCTCGTCCAGGCTTCGATCGGCGTGCCGCCCCAGGTGCTTTGAATAATTCCTACCGGAACATTTTGATCCCGGTGAATTTTGCGGGCAAAAAAGTAAGCAACCGCCGAAAACTCATTCACATTGGCAGAGTCGCAGACTTCCCACTTGCCTGATGAGATATCTGACTGAAGCTTTATTTCTTTACTGTGATCAACAACAAGAAAACGTATTTGCGGGAAGTTGGCGTTAGCAATTTCCTGGTTTGCATCTCTGGCCTGTTGCACCTGCCATTCCATATTCGATTGCCCGGAGGCCAGCCATACATCGCCGATGAGGATTCCTTTTAGCACGATGCCATCTGCCGGTTTTCCCTTTTCATAAATTTTAAGTGTGTAAGGGCCGCCGGCTTTGAACTTCGGTAAACGAACCATCCATTTTCCATCGTTATCTGCTTTTGTGGTCGCTTTGGCATTTTCAAGTTCAGCTACGATAGTTGCTTCTGGAGATGAATTCCCCCAAACCGGAATTTCCAGGTCTCTTTGCAAAACCATGTTGTCCGCAAATACTTTTGGCAAGGATATTTGCGCAGAAACCAACGCAACAAATAAACAAAGTACAATACTTAAAACAATTTTTCTCATGATTGTGATGTATTACAATTTCTCAAATCGTGCCGCCCATCCACCACCGGGTGCAAGGTTCACTTCAATTTTATCGTTTTTGGAAACGATTTTGATTTCATGTTTATAGTCGGTAGCATCGCGGTCAGCATTCACTCCGTCGCTAAATATTATGGCATTGTATTCTCCTTCAGGTAAAAATGAAAGATCAATAGTCAGCGACCGGCTGTCCCAATTGGTCATTGCGCCAACGTACCATGAGTTGCCCTTGCGACGGGCAATGGCGATGTATTCCGATACTTTCGCATCACATACAACGGTCTGGTCGAATACAGTAGGTGTTTTGGCAATAAACCGGGCGCACTCCGATTCTTTCCGGTAGGCTGTAGGATTATCGGCCATCATTTGCAATGGCGCTTCAAACACCACGAACATAGCCAGCTGGTGAACGCGGGTTCCCTGGCTCATTGGCATTGAATTGGAAGGGTAAAAATTGGCCTTTGTTGCATTACGCATGGCACCGGGAGTGTAATCCATAGGGCCGGTCATCATGCGCATAAACGGAAGTGTTACGTCATAAGGCGGAACGTTGTCGGTTGCCCATTTTACGTTTTCCATACCTTTAACGCCCTCGAAATTCAGCACGTTTGGCCATGTGCGTTGTATGCCCGAAGGTTTCATTCCATGATAATCGAGAATCATTTTATAGCGGGCGGCCATTTCGGCCAACTCGTAGCAAGAGTGCATCGCCAGTTGATCGTCGCGGTCAAAAAAATCAAGCTTAAATCCCTTGACACCCATTGCCGAATATTTGGCGAACGCTTGCTCTTTCACCATATTGAATTCGTGCCAGGCTGCCCAAAGAATAATATCCACATGCTTGTTTTTGGCAGAGTCCAGAATTTCCTTCAGGTTTATCTTATCCGAGGGGGTCATCACATCGTGTCCATTGTACCAGCCTTGGTCAAGCACCACATATTCCACACCGTATTCCGACGCAAAGTCAATGTAATATTTATAGGTAGGGGTATTTATCCCTGCCCGGAAATCGACATGTGAAATGTTCCAGTCGTTCCACCAGTCCCACGCCACTTTGCCCGGCTTTATCCACGAGACATCAGCAATGCGGGATGGTGCAGCCAGCCGTTGAACCATATCATTATCGGCCAGTTCTTTGTCGTTATCGCTAAGGAAAACAATCCTCCATGGAAACTGGCGGGGAGCAGTCGTTTTAGCAATAAAATCAGCTCTTTGATCAACCATAAAATTAAGGTCGTCAAATCCACCTACCCGTTCCTTCAAAGGATATTTTGGGAAAATACCATGAACGCCAAATTTTGCAGGGTCATTTATTTTGTAATACATCCCCGGATAATCCTCCAGGTCAGTTTCCATGAGCATGGCTTTTTTCTGGTTCCCTAAATCAACCAAAAGAGGCAGAATCGCCAACGAGTCTGCTTTAAAATGAGACAAAGGAATATGCTCGTACACCGCTTCGAATGCCGATTCAAATGGGTCTCCTTCCCTCAAATCGCGCACGTATGGTATCCAGGCTTTATGATCTGTTTTAAAGTTAAAATTGGCTTCTTCACCGGCAATGACAATGCCTCCCTTTTTTGAAGAAAAGAAACGATAGGCCACTCCATCGTTGTAAGCCCTGAAAATGATACCAAAATCGTCTTTACAGTTTATTGTCAGCTGATTGTAGTTATCGGTGATGCTATCCTTCCGGTAATTAATTGCTTTTAGTTTTTCGTTGACTGAAAGCATTTTGGCTGATTTAACCTGTACATTTCGGCCCAAAGTAGTTCCGTCTGATAATTGAAGCGAAATTGGTGACGGTGCCAGTAGTGTATCGCCGACATTTATCAATGTCCAGGATAAATCGGCACCAGCCTGTATGTACAAAACAATTTGGTTGTCAGGTGATTCCAACTGATATACTTTGGGTTTGGTTATTGCATTACAGTTGAAAGTAAAAAGAACTGTAAGCAAAAAAAAGGCAAGGGAATAGGTTATTTTTTTCATTATATATACTTGTTAATCTATTTCAAAAGTGCAACTTATTTGAATCTTTTGAGCTGAAACTGAAGACTTAAATTCATCAGTTCAGGACTTCATATTGAGAATTCCAATTGCACTTTCTAAGCTCATTTTCAATACTTTGATGATTTATAATCTTGTTTAATTTGATTTCTATTGGTTTGCTCCTGCCATGATAGCATCAAGAGTGCGTTGGTCTTTTATGGTGTAATTTGACCGATCAATGACAACACCTGTATCCCACCAGAATGGAATTAAGCCATTTTCCAATGCTTTACTTGTTACATAAGTAATCCAATGATCCACTGAATTGTTGTGTTTCTCCA from uncultured Draconibacterium sp. includes the following:
- a CDS encoding alpha-L-fucosidase encodes the protein MKKRLIILASLILIGVVPSFRANAQYQIPQKLKWWYNDRFGMFIHFGSYSYLAHGEWAFSIENWVKADYQQQVSPHFNPSKFDAREIVQLAKDAGMKYIVITAKHHEGFSMWDTKVKSFKDVTGKKMYSLQRFTPFGKRDVLMELKKACDVAGIKFCLYYSILDWGHSSQEINHVDGSTYSTMKSDSVRSAYIRDMKAQLKELIDRYHPASLWFDGDWTYNAGQPTPEKWWTKTDGVDLYNYLTGLDSNLVVNERVCRSFGLGDYECPEQEVPDAPRGRQWETCQTMNRTWGYNKNDNDYKSTKNLVRELVKVVSRDGNYLLNIGPKGDGTVPEQTADTLKAIGKWMDSYGESIYGTTRSPFAAEPEWVFYTKKEGKLFAHVFSWPQDGILSIPAIKNSIAKIYLMNDPGKTLDYSLEDGSIRISLPMNAPNDYDSVVVLEVAGLPEATKF
- a CDS encoding sialate O-acetylesterase, which translates into the protein MRKIVLSIVLCLFVALVSAQISLPKVFADNMVLQRDLEIPVWGNSSPEATIVAELENAKATTKADNDGKWMVRLPKFKAGGPYTLKIYEKGKPADGIVLKGILIGDVWLASGQSNMEWQVQQARDANQEIANANFPQIRFLVVDHSKEIKLQSDISSGKWEVCDSANVNEFSAVAYFFARKIHRDQNVPVGIIQSTWGGTPIEAWTSREMLLTSPITRESTLAMDTLTLDREDLVADSLSWVRIWEIVYNPQNNADKIFTAADYDDADWTEIEMPNVLKDFGIGSYEGMVWMRKKITLPESFAGKDLTISLGHPEMTYSLYFNGKEICKNVWYSDSTHSYTIPASLVQQAGENTIAVRVAMLWGGGGLNPPADELYITDGDSSISLAGKWLYQKDLEPSFPKILNYQYYPTVLFNTMINPLIPYGIKGFIWYQGESNAAAAYDYRELFPMLIKDWRQRWQQGNLPFLFVQLANYMERNSLPSDSEWAELREAQTLTLSQPNTGMACAIDIGEAGSIHPVNKQEVGRRLALIANKMVYQQDGVASGPMYKDFHKEGNRIRIRFSSIGSALSTQDGKEVTGFAIAGNDKKFHWAKAKIDGNDIVVYTDKVAEPVAVRYAWADNPECNLINSEGLPAVPFRTDDWKGITEK
- a CDS encoding glycoside hydrolase family 97 protein, whose protein sequence is MKKITYSLAFFLLTVLFTFNCNAITKPKVYQLESPDNQIVLYIQAGADLSWTLINVGDTLLAPSPISLQLSDGTTLGRNVQVKSAKMLSVNEKLKAINYRKDSITDNYNQLTINCKDDFGIIFRAYNDGVAYRFFSSKKGGIVIAGEEANFNFKTDHKAWIPYVRDLREGDPFESAFEAVYEHIPLSHFKADSLAILPLLVDLGNQKKAMLMETDLEDYPGMYYKINDPAKFGVHGIFPKYPLKERVGGFDDLNFMVDQRADFIAKTTAPRQFPWRIVFLSDNDKELADNDMVQRLAAPSRIADVSWIKPGKVAWDWWNDWNISHVDFRAGINTPTYKYYIDFASEYGVEYVVLDQGWYNGHDVMTPSDKINLKEILDSAKNKHVDIILWAAWHEFNMVKEQAFAKYSAMGVKGFKLDFFDRDDQLAMHSCYELAEMAARYKMILDYHGMKPSGIQRTWPNVLNFEGVKGMENVKWATDNVPPYDVTLPFMRMMTGPMDYTPGAMRNATKANFYPSNSMPMSQGTRVHQLAMFVVFEAPLQMMADNPTAYRKESECARFIAKTPTVFDQTVVCDAKVSEYIAIARRKGNSWYVGAMTNWDSRSLTIDLSFLPEGEYNAIIFSDGVNADRDATDYKHEIKIVSKNDKIEVNLAPGGGWAARFEKL